The DNA region GCGGGAGTTGGTGGGCTCTGGGAAGGCTTCAGCGACCTCCTCTACGTCCTCGGTGTAACGGCCCTTCTGATGGCCAGCATAGGAGCCCTCTCGATGCTCCTGTCGGTGGTTATAAGCCGCCCCCTTTACGCTTCCCTCGCGACCTTTGCCTCATCTTCCTGCTACAGTTCCTCCTACCCCAGATTCCCTACATCAGCAACCCCGAGAGCTACACCCTCGGCTACAGGGCGGTTCTCCTCCTCAGGGGCGGGTTCCGCGAGGTTGATCTCTCAAGGTTCCAGGGAAGTCCAGGATACACGGCTCTCTTTTTCCTGTCTTCGACAGTCCTCCTGCTGGTACTAACGTGGGCCGCTCTCGAAAGGAGGGAGTTCCCCGATTAATGGATTTTTTATCCAATACCAAGGAAGGGCTTGAGCTATGTAAAAGCTTTTTATAGGCCGGCGCCCAAGTAGGGGCAGGTGGTAGGCATGACCTTCGATAAGGATAAGCTCGCCAAGATTCGCGAGGAGGAGAAGCGCTGGGAGGAAACTACCGTCAAGAAGTTTCTCCAGAGTGCTCCGGAGAGAAAGGAGAAGTTCACGACGGAGGACGGTTTTGAGATAAAGCGCGTTTACACCCCGGCGGACCTCGGCGAAGATTGGGAGTACACCGAAAAGCTCGGCTTCCCGGGTGAATACCCCTTCACGAGGGGTGTCTACGCGACGATGTATCGCGGCCGTTTCTGGACAATGAGGCAGTACGCTGGCTTTGGAACAGCTGAGGAGAGCAACAGGCGCTACAAATACCTCCTCGAGCAGGGGCAGACCGGTCTGAGCGTTGCCTTCGATTTGCCGACCCAGCTCGGCTACGACTCCGACCACCCGATGGCCGAGGGCGAGGTCGGTAAGGTTGGAGTTGCCATTGATTCCCTCCGGGACATGGAGATACTCTTCGATGGAATTCCCCTCGACAGGGTCTCCACAAGCATGACCATAAACTCCACCGCCGCAAACCTTCTCGCCATGTACATCCTCGTTGCCGAGAAGCAGGGCGTGACCCAGGACAAACTCCGCGGAACGGTTCAGAACGACATCCTCAAGGAGTACATTGCCAGGGGCACCTACATCTTCCCGCCCCAGCCGAGTATGCGCCTTACAACCGATATCATCATGTACTGTGCCGAGAAAGTTCCCAAGTGGAACCCGATAAGCATAAGCGGCTACCACATCCGCGAGGCTGGAGCAAACGCCGTCCAGGAGGTTGCCTTCACCCTCGCCGACGGTATAGAGTACGTTAAGGCCGTCATAGAGAGGGGCATGGACGTCGACAAGTTCGCCCCGAGGCTGAGCTTCTTCTTCAACGCCCACAACAACTTCCTCGAGGAGATCGCCAAGTTCAGGGCGGCAAGAAGGCTCTGGGCTTACATCATGAAGGAGTGGTTCAACGCCAAGAACCCTGAATCCATGATGCTCCGCTTCCACACCCAGACGGCGGGTTCAACCCTGACAGCTCAACAGCCCGAGAACAACATCGTCAGGGTTGCAATCCAGGCCTTGGCGGCAGTTCTCGGAGGAACCCAGAGCCTGCACACAAACTCCTACGACGAGGCCCTGAGCCTGCCCACCGAGAAGAGCGTCAGGATAGCCCTCAGAACCCAGCAGATAATCGCCTACGAGAGCGGCGTCGTTGATACCGTTGACCCCCTCGGAGGAAGCTACTACATCGAGTGGCTCACTGACCACATCTACGAGGAGGCCCTCAAGTACATCGAGAAGATCCAGAAGATGGGCGGGATGATGAGGGCCATTGAGCGCGGTTACGTCCAGAAGGAGATAGCGGATGCGGCCTACAAGTACCAGAAGGAAATAGAGGAGAAGAAGCGCATCATCGTCGGCGTAAACGAGTTCATAGTTGACGAACCGCTTGATGTGGAGATCCTCAAGGTCGACCCGAGCATCAGGGAGAAGCAGATCGAGAGGCTCAGGAAGCTGAGGGGCGAGCGCGACAGCAGGAAGGTCAAGGAGGCCCTGGACAAGCTGAGAAAAGCGGCCGAAACCGAGGACGAGAACCTGATGCCTTACATCATCGAGGCCCACAGGCACCTCGCTACCCTCGGGGAGGTCACCGACGTCCTGAGGGAGATATGGGGTGAGTACAGGGCACCGCTGGTGTTCTGATCTTTTCACTTTTTGAGTTCCGGGGTTCTACAAAAAAGCTTAAAAACGGATGGCTGAAGGTGGGTTAGGCATTCGCGATTATTCGGAGGTGTGGTCATGGCGAGGAACAAGCCACTCGCAAAGAAGCTGAGGCTCGCTAAGGCAGCAAAGCAGAACAGGCGCGTTCCGGTCTGGGTTATCGTTAAGACCAACAGGAAGGTTATGACTCACCCTAAGAGGAGGCACTGGAGGAGGACCAAGCTTAAGGAGTGAGGTGATCTAAATGCCGATAAAGCCAGGTGAAGAGGTCATATTCGTTGTCCCCATCAAGAAGATAAAGAAGCGCGTTCCACGCTGGAAGAGGGCACCGAGGGCGGCTCGCTTCCTCCGCGAGTGGATAGCAAGGCACGCCAAGGCCGACGAGGTCGTCATCGGTACCGACGTCAACGGGAAGATCTGGGAGCGCGGCGCTGAGAAGCCGCCCAACAAGCTCCGCGTCAAGGTCGTTGTCGAGGAGAACGAAGGCAAGAGGATTGCCAGGGTCTCCCTCGCCTGAATCCTTTACTTTTGCCGCGAGGGATAATTATGCACATAGAAAGGCTTGATTTTGAGAACTCACCGTATCTCGGCGTTTACGGCGTTGCGACCGATAGGGTAGTGCTGGTTAGAGAGGGCCTTAATGAGAAGAAGCTCAACGTTCTCCGGGAAGTCCTTAAAGTTCCGGTAGTTGAGACGAGCGTTATGAAGTCGCGCATAGTGGGAATTTTTACCGCCGGCAACTCGAACGCCATACTGGTCCCGTGGTACATATGGGATGCTGAGCTGGAGCACATAAGGAACTCCTTCAGGGAGAGCGGAGTTGACACCGAAATAGTCCCCTTTAAGAGCACTCTCACTGCCCTTGGGAACCTGATCCTTGCCAACGACAGGGCGGCCTTGATAAGCGCCAAGTTCACCCGGGAAGAGGCAAAGAAGCTCGAAGACATACTCGGCGTCGAGGTTGAGAGGGGAGTGATAGCGGACTATCATGCGGTCGGCAGTGCCGGCGTTGTTACGAATAAAGGCGGTCTGGTTCATCCTGAAGCGACGGATGAGGAGCTCGAATGGCTTAGGGGTCTCTTCGGGGTTGACATATACGTTGGAACCGCCAACATGGGTGTGCCTTTCGTCGGCTCGTGCATGCTGGCCAACTCCAATGGTGTTGTTGTGGGCCACCTGACCACCGGGCCCGAGATAGTGAAAATTGAAGAGGCTTTGGGATTCCTTGACTGAGGGGGTGTGAAGAATGGAGGTTAAGGTCTTCCGCGTCAGGGGTACCTTCGAAAGGCTCGGAAAGAAGCAGCCCTTCACTAAGGAGTACAGGGCTTTGAATGAGGAGCACGTTAAGGAGCTTGTTTACTCCGAGATAGGAAGCAAGCACGTGGTTCCAAGGACCAAAATATGGATAGAAAGCATTGAGGAGATCAGCCCGGAAGAGGCAGAGAACATGGTCGTTAGAAGGCTCAGCCTTCAACTCTGACGACAGGTTTTTAACCTCTGATTTTTTACAATTATGAGTGGTCACCATGGGTGG from Thermococcus zilligii AN1 includes:
- a CDS encoding acyl-CoA mutase large subunit family protein — encoded protein: MTFDKDKLAKIREEEKRWEETTVKKFLQSAPERKEKFTTEDGFEIKRVYTPADLGEDWEYTEKLGFPGEYPFTRGVYATMYRGRFWTMRQYAGFGTAEESNRRYKYLLEQGQTGLSVAFDLPTQLGYDSDHPMAEGEVGKVGVAIDSLRDMEILFDGIPLDRVSTSMTINSTAANLLAMYILVAEKQGVTQDKLRGTVQNDILKEYIARGTYIFPPQPSMRLTTDIIMYCAEKVPKWNPISISGYHIREAGANAVQEVAFTLADGIEYVKAVIERGMDVDKFAPRLSFFFNAHNNFLEEIAKFRAARRLWAYIMKEWFNAKNPESMMLRFHTQTAGSTLTAQQPENNIVRVAIQALAAVLGGTQSLHTNSYDEALSLPTEKSVRIALRTQQIIAYESGVVDTVDPLGGSYYIEWLTDHIYEEALKYIEKIQKMGGMMRAIERGYVQKEIADAAYKYQKEIEEKKRIIVGVNEFIVDEPLDVEILKVDPSIREKQIERLRKLRGERDSRKVKEALDKLRKAAETEDENLMPYIIEAHRHLATLGEVTDVLREIWGEYRAPLVF
- a CDS encoding 50S ribosomal protein L39e — protein: MARNKPLAKKLRLAKAAKQNRRVPVWVIVKTNRKVMTHPKRRHWRRTKLKE
- a CDS encoding 50S ribosomal protein L31e, translated to MPIKPGEEVIFVVPIKKIKKRVPRWKRAPRAARFLREWIARHAKADEVVIGTDVNGKIWERGAEKPPNKLRVKVVVEENEGKRIARVSLA
- a CDS encoding translation initiation factor IF-6, whose product is MHIERLDFENSPYLGVYGVATDRVVLVREGLNEKKLNVLREVLKVPVVETSVMKSRIVGIFTAGNSNAILVPWYIWDAELEHIRNSFRESGVDTEIVPFKSTLTALGNLILANDRAALISAKFTREEAKKLEDILGVEVERGVIADYHAVGSAGVVTNKGGLVHPEATDEELEWLRGLFGVDIYVGTANMGVPFVGSCMLANSNGVVVGHLTTGPEIVKIEEALGFLD
- the rpl18a gene encoding 50S ribosomal protein L18Ae, which gives rise to MEVKVFRVRGTFERLGKKQPFTKEYRALNEEHVKELVYSEIGSKHVVPRTKIWIESIEEISPEEAENMVVRRLSLQL